In one window of Candidatus Scalindua sp. DNA:
- a CDS encoding B12-binding domain-containing radical SAM protein — MSYFNNVCLLKAPQKVDIPYGLVISDITEVCYLAGMVKDDVDTVTIPVDTYSYNPLRAFKRYLSRHSADFIGISAMTGAYSNALEYARIAKEYGLYVVLGGYHPTALPGEVLTSPCVDAVIRGEGELTFKELVNNGPSEDIPGLSFKHNGTIVHNPDRALIEDLDTIPHPLREIRPKRFGNAGNDYLFDTVFTSRGCRIKCSFCSNDMVNKSWRCRSPENVIEELKMIHTTKKRKILKIWDANVLTSVDRMEKIVDLMSENDLTNFKIWTESRSTDIIKAERIMKKLHGIGLRHVSLGIESPNLETLKKIQKATSPKTCERAIEILNDYKIKVQGYFIIGHLNETVEDIKRYPEYARMAGLKQAAFMVMTPYPGTQIYEEYKRENAINSYNWDLYNNFGTVVEPNKIDLRTLKKMLAYCNGKFYGIDSSSRQRTISGMILEAVFRLINVAVIETNDDRNSRSDLKDCMFEYLHALVGSEVKDASFRDANLLRKFGRRIIFRFYHSRGKSVDFKLSMNGSTTELSINDSKMEADYRCISLYLDDILNFQEHLPLQRIFSLTSRYDVARANRMKKPIIFLTLAINRNFLASIFHLSSLLIKTVLRSAFQKTHKQFSTDQDPLEKQPNSGVTQSPTSN, encoded by the coding sequence ATGAGCTATTTTAACAATGTCTGTTTATTAAAGGCGCCACAGAAGGTAGACATACCATATGGATTAGTAATTTCCGATATTACCGAGGTGTGTTACCTCGCTGGAATGGTAAAGGACGATGTTGATACCGTCACCATTCCCGTTGACACCTATTCGTATAATCCACTGCGTGCATTCAAAAGATATCTCAGTAGGCACTCCGCTGATTTTATCGGGATATCTGCAATGACGGGTGCATACTCGAATGCCCTGGAATATGCCAGGATAGCTAAAGAGTACGGGTTATACGTAGTATTGGGAGGATATCATCCTACTGCGCTACCGGGTGAAGTTCTCACCTCTCCTTGCGTGGATGCCGTAATAAGAGGCGAGGGAGAGTTGACGTTCAAGGAGCTTGTCAACAATGGCCCATCAGAGGATATACCGGGGTTATCTTTTAAACATAACGGCACTATTGTCCATAATCCCGACAGGGCTCTCATCGAAGACCTGGACACAATTCCCCACCCCCTGCGTGAAATAAGACCAAAACGGTTCGGGAATGCAGGTAATGATTATCTGTTTGATACGGTATTTACTTCCAGGGGCTGCAGGATAAAGTGCTCTTTCTGTTCAAACGATATGGTAAACAAGAGTTGGAGATGCAGAAGCCCTGAGAATGTGATCGAAGAGCTGAAGATGATCCACACTACCAAAAAACGTAAGATCCTGAAGATATGGGACGCAAACGTATTGACAAGCGTGGACAGGATGGAAAAGATTGTCGATCTGATGTCTGAAAATGATTTAACCAATTTCAAGATCTGGACTGAGAGCAGATCAACAGACATCATTAAAGCCGAGCGGATCATGAAAAAACTGCACGGCATCGGGCTCAGGCACGTAAGCCTGGGGATTGAAAGCCCCAATCTTGAAACCCTGAAGAAGATACAGAAAGCGACATCTCCCAAGACCTGCGAAAGGGCCATTGAGATATTGAACGATTATAAGATAAAGGTGCAGGGATACTTTATTATCGGGCACCTGAATGAAACAGTAGAAGACATTAAGCGTTATCCAGAGTACGCCCGGATGGCTGGGCTGAAACAGGCGGCGTTTATGGTGATGACCCCGTACCCGGGAACTCAAATTTATGAAGAATATAAAAGGGAAAATGCTATTAACAGTTACAATTGGGATCTGTACAACAACTTTGGTACAGTAGTAGAGCCAAATAAGATCGACTTGAGAACACTCAAAAAGATGCTGGCCTATTGTAATGGAAAGTTTTATGGCATTGACTCCTCTTCCCGCCAGCGTACCATATCGGGTATGATTCTGGAGGCGGTATTCCGGTTAATAAATGTTGCGGTTATTGAGACGAATGATGATAGAAATAGTCGGAGCGATTTGAAGGACTGTATGTTTGAATATCTGCATGCCCTTGTGGGAAGTGAGGTAAAAGATGCCAGTTTTAGAGACGCAAACCTGTTAAGGAAATTTGGCAGGAGGATTATTTTCAGATTTTATCATTCCAGGGGGAAGAGTGTAGATTTCAAGCTTTCAATGAACGGAAGCACAACAGAGCTATCAATTAATGATAGTAAAATGGAGGCGGACTACCGATGCATCTCTCTTTATCTCGATGATATTCTCAATTTTCAGGAACACCTGCCGCTTCAGAGGATCTTCTCTCTCACCAGCCGATATGATGTTGCAAGGGCTAATAGAATGAAGAAACCAATTATTTTCTTAACACTTGCCATCAACAGAAATTTCCTTGCATCAATATTCCATCTCTCATCCCTTCTGATAAAGACTGTTCTGAGAAGTGCCTTTCAGAAAACACATAAACAGTTTTCAACCGATCAGGATCCCCTTGAAAAACAACCCAATTCAGGCGTTACACAATCACCTACCAG
- a CDS encoding 2-isopropylmalate synthase has product MSRIIIFDTTLRDGEQSPGASLDPNEKLQIARQLAVLNVDVIEAGFPITSEGDFKSVSTIAKEIKGVCIAALARAVEKDIEFAAKALKQAKLPRIHVFLATSEIHRKFKLVKAKEEIIKTAVKGVKLARKYVDDVEFSPEDASRTEPDFLVEVVEAVIDAGAKTVNIPDTVGYSVPEQYAAIIRNLKENVRNIKKAVISVHCHNDLGLAVANSLAAIKAGATQVECTINGIGERAGNAALEEIVMALKTRRDFFGQITRIKTHEIMATSKIVSGLTGLRVQRNKAIVGENAFAHESGIHQDGMLKERTTYEIMRPEEIGLPKTQLVLGKLSGRHAFKKRVKELGYDLSKEEIEHTFNEFKLLADKKKDIYDQDIEAIIQVEKSEVPHIYELDSLSISCGPNVVPTAGVRLRVGKDKIVDNATIGDGPIDALFKTIDVLTGIKVKLIDYSIQSVTSGKDAMGEVSIEMEANGETYRGRSVGTDIIEASAKAYLNAINKVAVKLSPQ; this is encoded by the coding sequence ATGTCAAGAATTATCATTTTCGATACTACGTTGAGGGATGGGGAGCAATCCCCGGGTGCGAGCCTTGATCCCAATGAGAAACTTCAGATAGCAAGGCAGCTTGCAGTCCTGAATGTAGACGTAATAGAGGCTGGATTTCCGATTACGTCCGAAGGTGATTTCAAATCAGTCAGCACAATTGCAAAGGAGATTAAGGGCGTTTGTATTGCAGCATTGGCGAGGGCGGTTGAGAAAGATATCGAATTTGCGGCAAAGGCCCTGAAACAGGCAAAATTGCCAAGAATCCACGTTTTTCTTGCTACGTCTGAAATTCATAGAAAATTCAAATTAGTCAAGGCAAAAGAGGAGATCATCAAGACCGCTGTAAAAGGGGTAAAGCTTGCAAGGAAATATGTAGATGATGTGGAGTTCTCACCGGAGGACGCGTCAAGAACCGAACCCGATTTTCTAGTAGAGGTTGTGGAGGCCGTTATCGATGCCGGGGCGAAAACTGTAAATATACCTGATACCGTTGGATACAGCGTGCCGGAGCAGTATGCGGCGATAATACGAAACCTGAAAGAGAATGTCAGAAATATCAAAAAAGCCGTTATCAGCGTACACTGTCATAATGATCTTGGCCTGGCAGTTGCCAATTCGTTAGCAGCTATAAAAGCGGGAGCTACCCAGGTGGAGTGTACCATCAACGGAATCGGAGAGAGAGCGGGAAATGCCGCATTGGAAGAGATTGTTATGGCACTGAAGACACGAAGGGATTTTTTCGGTCAGATTACCCGTATAAAAACCCATGAAATAATGGCCACGAGTAAGATAGTGAGCGGTTTAACAGGTTTGCGGGTACAAAGGAATAAAGCGATTGTTGGCGAAAATGCCTTCGCACACGAGTCCGGTATTCATCAAGACGGGATGCTGAAAGAGCGGACTACGTATGAGATTATGAGGCCGGAAGAGATTGGTTTACCGAAGACGCAGCTTGTTCTCGGAAAACTTTCAGGACGGCACGCATTCAAAAAACGTGTCAAAGAGCTGGGGTATGACCTTTCGAAAGAAGAGATCGAACACACTTTCAACGAATTCAAACTTCTGGCTGACAAAAAAAAAGATATTTATGATCAGGATATTGAGGCTATAATACAGGTCGAAAAATCAGAAGTTCCTCATATTTATGAACTTGATAGTTTAAGTATAAGTTGTGGCCCAAACGTGGTACCGACAGCTGGTGTAAGGCTCCGTGTCGGTAAAGATAAAATTGTGGACAATGCTACTATCGGGGATGGGCCGATAGATGCACTCTTTAAGACGATTGATGTATTGACAGGAATCAAGGTAAAGCTCATCGATTACAGTATCCAGTCGGTAACAAGCGGAAAGGATGCCATGGGTGAGGTGAGTATCGAGATGGAAGCCAACGGTGAAACGTATCGGGGGCGATCCGTAGGCACCGATATAATTGAGGCGAGCGCAAAAGCGTATTTAAATGCAATAAACAAGGTAGCAGTAAAACTTTCTCCCCAATGA
- the ilvC gene encoding ketol-acid reductoisomerase codes for MAKMYSEKDASITPLKGKKIAIIGYGSQGHAHAQNLRESGLDVVVAQRKGSPNHDLAVKHGFKPVSAATATSESDLIALLIPDELQTSVYEAEIVPHLKKGKTLLFSHGFNIHFGQITPQNDVDVIMVAPKGPGHLVRSEYEKGGGVPCLLAVYQDPSKEAQKTALAYANGIGGARAGILETTFDEETETDLFGEQAVLCGGASALVKAGFETLVEAGYQPELAYFECMHELKLIVDLFYQGGLSYMRHSISNTAEFGDLTRGPRIVNAETKKEMKKILSEIQDGSFAKEWILENKAGRPVFNALVKKDKDHQIEKVGAKLRKLMKWIQAK; via the coding sequence ATGGCTAAGATGTATTCAGAAAAAGATGCGAGTATAACCCCGCTGAAAGGGAAAAAGATAGCAATTATTGGTTATGGCAGTCAGGGGCATGCCCACGCACAAAATCTTCGTGAAAGTGGCCTTGATGTTGTTGTTGCGCAGCGGAAGGGATCTCCAAACCATGATCTGGCAGTTAAGCACGGTTTTAAACCGGTATCTGCGGCCACCGCGACCAGTGAGAGTGACCTGATTGCCCTCTTGATACCTGATGAGCTGCAGACAAGTGTGTATGAGGCTGAAATCGTTCCGCATCTCAAAAAAGGTAAAACGCTCCTGTTCTCACACGGCTTTAATATTCATTTTGGACAAATAACACCACAGAATGATGTAGACGTGATCATGGTTGCCCCGAAAGGTCCCGGCCATCTGGTGAGGAGTGAATATGAAAAAGGTGGAGGGGTTCCCTGTTTGTTAGCGGTATATCAGGATCCTTCAAAGGAGGCACAAAAAACCGCTTTAGCCTATGCGAACGGAATTGGTGGTGCAAGGGCCGGTATACTGGAGACTACATTTGATGAAGAGACAGAGACAGACCTTTTTGGTGAGCAGGCAGTATTGTGTGGCGGAGCTTCTGCCCTGGTAAAGGCCGGTTTTGAGACACTTGTAGAGGCTGGATATCAGCCGGAACTGGCATATTTTGAATGTATGCATGAATTAAAATTGATTGTAGACCTTTTCTATCAGGGAGGTCTATCCTACATGAGACATTCGATAAGCAATACAGCCGAGTTTGGTGATTTGACAAGGGGGCCAAGGATCGTCAATGCAGAAACGAAGAAGGAGATGAAGAAAATACTCTCTGAGATACAGGACGGTAGTTTTGCCAAGGAGTGGATTCTGGAAAACAAGGCGGGCCGACCAGTCTTTAACGCACTGGTAAAAAAGGATAAAGACCACCAGATTGAGAAGGTTGGTGCTAAACTCCGTAAACTTATGAAGTGGATTCAAGCGAAGTAA
- the ilvN gene encoding acetolactate synthase small subunit has translation MKHVISILVENKVGVLSRITGLFSGRGFNIESLAVGETEDETMSRMTIVVSGDESILEQIRKQLGKVIDVIKVTDFTGKEHVARDLMLIKVNAIAGRRSEIVELVDVFRGKIIDVGQKDMVVEISGPEERLEAFLNLLRPYGIKEVARTGRIAMSRGPK, from the coding sequence ATGAAACATGTAATATCAATTCTGGTTGAAAATAAGGTTGGTGTATTATCACGAATTACAGGCCTTTTCAGCGGCAGAGGTTTTAATATTGAAAGCCTGGCTGTTGGAGAGACTGAAGATGAAACAATGTCGAGAATGACAATTGTTGTCAGTGGGGACGAGTCGATACTTGAACAGATTCGCAAACAGTTGGGTAAGGTCATCGACGTTATCAAAGTTACAGATTTTACGGGCAAGGAACATGTTGCACGAGACCTTATGCTGATAAAGGTAAACGCAATTGCAGGGAGAAGGAGTGAAATTGTGGAACTTGTTGATGTCTTTCGGGGGAAGATCATAGATGTGGGACAGAAAGACATGGTTGTAGAGATTTCAGGGCCGGAAGAGCGGCTTGAAGCTTTTTTAAACTTGCTTCGGCCGTATGGTATAAAAGAGGTTGCACGTACCGGTAGGATTGCAATGAGCCGTGGCCCGAAATAG
- the larC gene encoding nickel pincer cofactor biosynthesis protein LarC, with protein sequence MKIAYFDCFSGASGDMILGALLHAGFPLDTLEAELRKLKIDGYELGKKKVLRSGITGTKFEVSVQPVKTEKGGHQRRTLKSILKSVDDSELDKRVKEDSIKVFSNLAKAEAHIHDTTPEEIHFHEVGAVDSIIDIIGAVIAIHDLKIERVYFSTIRTGTGMVSCDHGNFPIPAPATAELLKGCNIIGTDIEYELTTPTGAAILTTLGENVKMCPEIVLSEIGYGVGSREIPQIPNLLRVLVGETASLHEQDEVWVVETNIDDMPGEHMGYLLEEIFNAGALDGYITPVQMKKSRPGSLVTVIVEDKNVSRVEDSIFYQSTTFGIRKYKTIRKKLSRQLVSVKTEFGKIQVKIGMFNGKIRNVVPEYEDCRKIAGERGLPLKLVYQATLDAARQNMINLQYE encoded by the coding sequence ATGAAAATTGCATACTTTGATTGTTTTTCTGGTGCAAGTGGAGATATGATCCTGGGGGCATTGCTTCATGCCGGATTCCCGCTTGATACGCTTGAAGCAGAACTCAGAAAGCTTAAAATAGATGGATATGAACTTGGCAAAAAAAAAGTGCTTCGTTCAGGGATTACGGGGACAAAATTTGAGGTATCCGTCCAGCCGGTGAAAACAGAAAAAGGTGGGCACCAGAGAAGAACCCTTAAATCTATTCTAAAGAGTGTTGATGACAGTGAGCTCGATAAACGTGTCAAGGAAGACAGCATCAAAGTCTTTTCAAATCTGGCAAAGGCGGAGGCTCACATACATGATACAACTCCAGAAGAAATCCATTTCCATGAAGTCGGTGCTGTTGATTCGATTATTGACATTATCGGGGCAGTAATCGCTATTCATGATCTTAAGATTGAAAGGGTGTATTTTTCGACGATAAGAACCGGTACAGGCATGGTTTCATGTGATCACGGGAATTTTCCAATACCTGCTCCGGCAACAGCGGAACTCTTAAAGGGGTGCAACATAATAGGCACAGATATAGAATACGAGCTTACGACTCCCACAGGGGCCGCAATCCTGACCACGTTAGGGGAAAATGTAAAGATGTGCCCGGAAATTGTATTATCAGAAATCGGGTATGGTGTTGGTAGTCGTGAAATACCTCAGATTCCCAATTTGCTTAGAGTACTGGTCGGTGAAACCGCCTCATTGCATGAACAGGATGAGGTTTGGGTTGTGGAGACCAATATTGATGACATGCCAGGTGAACACATGGGATATTTATTAGAGGAGATCTTCAATGCAGGTGCACTGGATGGCTATATAACTCCTGTACAGATGAAGAAATCACGGCCGGGATCACTGGTAACCGTTATTGTTGAAGATAAAAATGTATCGAGGGTAGAAGATAGTATTTTCTACCAGTCGACAACCTTTGGCATCAGGAAATATAAAACGATTCGCAAGAAGCTCTCCCGGCAGCTTGTCAGTGTAAAGACTGAATTTGGTAAGATCCAGGTAAAGATCGGTATGTTTAACGGCAAAATCAGAAATGTTGTTCCTGAATATGAAGATTGCAGAAAAATTGCAGGAGAAAGAGGGTTACCGCTGAAACTGGTGTATCAGGCAACCTTGGATGCTGCACGGCAAAATATGATTAATTTACAATATGAATGA
- the nadD gene encoding nicotinate-nucleotide adenylyltransferase, which translates to MSITYSSTFLQRKRIGILGGTFNPIHNGHLIMAEEVSRYHNLSKIIFIPTNIPPHKKADSLAGAQHRYQMVKEAIRKNEKFAVSDLEIKRKGKSYTIDTIQEILRSCIPATQTEADNTDCEVFLILGSDSLQELVLWKNIKTLSQLCSFVIVNRPGYPTKIPENLTDMIGRNKALDIEKLRVEIEPVGISSSDIRQKLKKNVSIHGLVPPCVERYILDNGLYLLP; encoded by the coding sequence TTGAGCATTACATACTCTTCAACGTTCTTACAAAGAAAACGGATCGGCATACTGGGAGGCACCTTCAATCCCATTCATAACGGACACTTGATTATGGCTGAAGAGGTTTCCCGCTACCATAACTTATCAAAAATCATTTTTATTCCCACCAACATTCCACCTCATAAAAAAGCCGACTCACTGGCCGGTGCGCAACATCGTTATCAGATGGTTAAAGAGGCCATTCGAAAAAATGAAAAATTTGCAGTATCTGATTTAGAAATCAAACGTAAAGGAAAATCATATACGATAGACACCATACAGGAGATTCTCAGATCCTGCATACCTGCCACTCAAACAGAAGCAGATAATACGGATTGTGAGGTTTTCCTCATTTTAGGGTCAGATTCATTACAAGAGCTGGTTTTGTGGAAAAACATCAAGACACTTTCACAATTATGTTCCTTTGTAATCGTAAACAGGCCGGGATACCCGACAAAGATTCCGGAAAACCTTACAGACATGATCGGCAGGAATAAAGCGCTTGATATAGAAAAATTACGGGTAGAAATAGAACCTGTTGGGATTTCGTCTAGCGATATAAGGCAAAAATTGAAAAAGAACGTCTCAATTCATGGCCTGGTACCACCATGTGTGGAGAGGTATATACTAGATAACGGCTTATATTTACTCCCTTGA
- a CDS encoding CsgG/HfaB family protein translates to MTTNSGPDFTVNRGFPQQEIQKIAVLMFETTWDEEDESKFSLSQVIAVPDAGSVLADITASELIKWGRYAVLDRRDLKKQLFSMKIREEEILMGSDYENLGRSLGVDAVVIGVIETFGVSYKKLFGKFASAIHSKVSFQAECIEVLTNETVWSFKVKGSSDDLHERAFASALVARAVENLKKEID, encoded by the coding sequence GTGACGACAAATTCGGGTCCTGACTTTACCGTTAACAGGGGCTTTCCACAACAAGAAATCCAAAAAATCGCTGTTTTGATGTTCGAAACAACCTGGGATGAAGAGGATGAATCGAAGTTTAGTTTATCACAGGTAATAGCAGTTCCGGATGCAGGTTCCGTACTTGCAGACATTACAGCGTCAGAATTGATAAAGTGGGGAAGATATGCAGTTCTGGATAGAAGGGATTTAAAAAAACAGCTTTTTTCAATGAAGATTCGCGAAGAAGAGATCTTAATGGGATCAGATTATGAAAACCTGGGAAGGTCTCTGGGTGTTGATGCCGTTGTTATTGGTGTAATTGAGACATTCGGCGTATCGTATAAAAAATTGTTTGGTAAATTTGCCTCCGCAATACACAGTAAGGTTTCGTTTCAGGCAGAATGTATAGAGGTATTAACAAATGAGACGGTTTGGTCGTTTAAGGTAAAGGGCAGTTCAGACGATCTCCATGAAAGAGCCTTCGCGTCCGCTTTAGTTGCAAGGGCGGTTGAAAACCTTAAAAAAGAGATTGATTAG
- the gap gene encoding type I glyceraldehyde-3-phosphate dehydrogenase, whose translation MTIKVGINGFGRIGRNVCRIIAKESNVEVVAINDLTDSKALSILLKYDSVHGRFDGTIDVKDNALVVNGKELALFKERDPSKIPWGNLGVDVVVESTGIFTKRSDCEMHLQAGAKKVVLSAPSKEKLDATIVFGINTHDLKPEHKIISNASCTTNCLAPLAKTINDNFGIEKGLMTTIHAYTNDQRVTDSMHSDLRRARAAAVNIIPTTTGAAKAIGEVIPELKGKLDGLAMRVPVVNGSVTDLVVSVKKTVSVVDVNNAMKDAADNHLKGILEYCEDPIVSSDIIGNKHSCIFDVRSTYVAGGNLIKVIGWYDNEWGYSNRMVDLIQHFGKI comes from the coding sequence ATGACAATCAAGGTAGGAATAAATGGTTTCGGCCGAATTGGTAGAAATGTTTGTAGAATAATTGCAAAGGAGAGTAACGTTGAAGTAGTAGCCATTAACGATTTAACTGATTCCAAGGCCTTGTCAATTCTTCTCAAGTATGATTCTGTTCACGGAAGATTTGACGGGACCATTGATGTAAAAGATAATGCTTTAGTCGTAAACGGGAAAGAACTCGCATTATTTAAGGAAAGAGACCCCTCCAAAATTCCATGGGGAAATCTTGGTGTTGACGTTGTAGTGGAATCAACAGGCATATTCACAAAACGTTCCGATTGCGAAATGCATCTTCAGGCTGGTGCAAAAAAGGTTGTCCTGTCAGCGCCATCAAAGGAGAAGCTCGACGCAACGATAGTTTTTGGAATTAACACACATGACTTAAAACCGGAACATAAGATAATTTCCAATGCATCCTGTACAACAAATTGCCTTGCACCACTTGCAAAAACGATCAACGACAACTTCGGTATAGAAAAAGGGCTCATGACTACCATACACGCATATACAAACGACCAGAGAGTAACAGACTCAATGCACAGTGATTTAAGAAGGGCAAGGGCCGCAGCCGTAAATATCATCCCCACAACAACTGGTGCGGCAAAGGCGATTGGCGAGGTCATACCGGAACTGAAGGGAAAACTGGATGGTCTGGCAATGCGCGTCCCGGTTGTCAACGGCTCTGTGACAGATCTGGTTGTCTCGGTAAAAAAAACCGTCAGCGTTGTTGATGTCAACAATGCCATGAAAGACGCGGCTGATAATCACCTGAAGGGCATACTGGAGTATTGTGAAGACCCCATTGTCTCCTCAGACATCATAGGAAACAAACATTCATGCATCTTTGATGTACGCTCTACATATGTTGCCGGCGGCAACCTGATAAAGGTTATAGGATGGTATGATAATGAATGGGGATATTCAAACCGCATGGTGGACCTGATCCAGCATTTTGGAAAAATATGA
- a CDS encoding phosphoglycerate kinase, with protein sequence MTKLFIKDVNLKGKKVFVRVDYNVPLDEQGNITDDARIRATLPTLNYLLDENAKIVLASHLGRPGGKIVPGLSVRPIAKRLNRLLGKEVKLAKDCIGPDVEHQINNLKSGDVLLLENLRFHSEEEENDPEFAKALVGSCDVFIQEAFGNCHRSHASMVSINGAVSQAAAGFLLKKEIDYFEKAINNPLRPLVAIVGGAKVVDKIKIIENLVKKVDKLLIGGAMAFPFLNVHGYGVGKAKIDETVIVKVMMINKLAKERGVKIYLPVDFVIADNFDKRAETKVATFQEIPDDWYALDIGPASTKLFSEAMQNAKTIIWNGPMGAFEMDAFSRGTYAMVESVVSAYALTIVGGGDTDLAFHRMGESYKVSFISTGGGAFLELLEGKELPGVATLTDKT encoded by the coding sequence ATGACCAAACTGTTTATTAAAGACGTCAACCTCAAAGGGAAAAAGGTCTTTGTACGTGTGGATTATAACGTTCCCCTTGATGAGCAGGGGAATATAACTGATGATGCCAGAATACGTGCTACCCTGCCAACCCTAAACTATCTTCTTGATGAAAACGCGAAGATTGTCCTGGCATCACACCTGGGAAGACCAGGTGGAAAGATCGTACCAGGCCTCAGTGTCAGACCAATTGCAAAGAGGTTGAACAGACTACTCGGTAAAGAAGTAAAGCTTGCAAAGGATTGTATAGGGCCGGACGTAGAGCATCAAATAAACAATTTGAAGTCTGGTGATGTCCTGCTTCTGGAAAATCTGCGTTTTCATAGTGAAGAAGAAGAAAATGATCCGGAATTTGCGAAGGCCCTTGTAGGTTCCTGTGATGTATTCATACAGGAAGCTTTTGGTAACTGTCACAGATCTCATGCCTCCATGGTAAGTATCAATGGTGCCGTTTCACAGGCTGCCGCTGGATTTCTTTTAAAGAAAGAGATTGATTATTTCGAGAAAGCTATAAACAATCCTTTAAGGCCCTTGGTTGCCATAGTTGGCGGTGCAAAGGTTGTGGATAAGATTAAGATTATCGAGAACCTCGTTAAAAAGGTTGATAAATTACTCATTGGTGGCGCGATGGCATTTCCCTTTCTCAACGTTCACGGCTATGGGGTAGGAAAAGCGAAGATTGATGAGACCGTAATAGTAAAGGTAATGATGATAAACAAGCTTGCAAAAGAGCGGGGGGTGAAGATATATCTACCCGTAGACTTTGTAATAGCAGACAATTTTGATAAACGGGCCGAGACAAAGGTTGCAACATTCCAGGAGATTCCTGATGATTGGTATGCGCTTGATATAGGGCCTGCGAGTACAAAGCTCTTCTCTGAAGCGATGCAGAACGCGAAAACTATTATCTGGAATGGGCCTATGGGTGCATTTGAAATGGACGCTTTCAGCAGAGGTACATACGCAATGGTTGAGTCAGTAGTTTCGGCATATGCTTTGACTATTGTCGGAGGAGGAGACACTGACCTTGCATTCCATAGGATGGGAGAATCGTATAAGGTTTCCTTTATTTCCACTGGAGGTGGAGCATTCCTGGAGCTGCTGGAAGGTAAAGAACTTCCCGGTGTGGCAACCCTTACCGACAAGACCTGA
- the rpe gene encoding ribulose-phosphate 3-epimerase codes for MLIKIAASILAADPTEFGKELERVEDAGIDLIHIDVMDGHFVPNITMGPFIVEGIKKKSRVPLDIHLMIENPEKYIDSFADKAEKNDVITFHIEATDNPLKVIAMIKEAGLKAGVAISPDTDANSVKELLNSIDMILVMSVYPGFAGQKFIKAVCSKIETLRNSAPKELDIGVDGGIKPETISDAASAGANVFAAATSIFGKSDYKKAIQELRLIAQNHSKLLIKN; via the coding sequence ATGCTGATAAAAATAGCCGCATCAATACTTGCCGCTGATCCTACAGAATTCGGAAAAGAACTGGAGAGGGTAGAAGACGCCGGCATAGATCTGATACATATTGATGTTATGGACGGACATTTTGTCCCCAACATAACAATGGGCCCTTTTATTGTTGAAGGGATAAAGAAAAAGAGCCGCGTACCTCTGGATATCCATCTCATGATTGAAAATCCAGAAAAATACATAGACTCCTTTGCAGACAAAGCAGAAAAAAACGATGTGATAACGTTTCATATTGAAGCGACTGACAATCCTTTAAAAGTAATCGCCATGATAAAAGAAGCTGGGCTTAAGGCCGGGGTTGCGATCAGCCCTGATACGGATGCAAACTCCGTAAAAGAGCTTTTGAACTCGATTGACATGATTCTCGTAATGAGTGTTTATCCAGGATTTGCGGGACAAAAGTTTATCAAAGCCGTATGCAGCAAGATTGAAACATTGAGAAATTCAGCCCCGAAAGAGTTAGACATTGGGGTAGATGGCGGAATAAAACCGGAAACAATATCTGATGCTGCATCCGCAGGAGCAAATGTATTCGCCGCAGCAACATCCATATTTGGAAAGAGTGACTATAAAAAAGCGATACAGGAACTTCGTCTGATCGCTCAGAATCACAGTAAGCTTTTAATCAAAAATTAG